One genomic segment of Tursiops truncatus isolate mTurTru1 chromosome 11, mTurTru1.mat.Y, whole genome shotgun sequence includes these proteins:
- the LOC141275782 gene encoding uncharacterized protein: MGILISIFRRGHRKKAVMGARTSTTSRSSVSAVDTVTVSVARGQPVLATTPSCVPNYSTEKTVLRALGESRQGMAKKEEVPTVTGKNDDQRSPNDTGGARSAFRPLGGSFFVPRPGPLQRDLHAKWAEDRSARKQQTSCMSSCPQRNAITSSYSSTRGFLPVERRRGPAIPQGLPQKSAKTGGEECPPSPSAALVVYQRKSQPDKNAEAARGQKGPWRKGSCTSDSPRPRKRRIPLLPHRRGEPLRLPPSPEPGFRVTAEDLDSEKEAAFRRINRALRGETYAIGDLGSSPQHRKRKAPAFASAPGPPASGGPAQASSGCSSSRNSTVGTHASTQLGFGRRAAALDDLSCMFAALSVTSRKRGPPSTTHSNGGSVGLNSWGPPHQSHPMVTTGPRPKKKPGFGGTTAPILMHIPGGPDWQQRGTTACGSSPQHRKRKAPAFASAPGPPASGGPAQASSGCSSSRNSTVGTHASTQLGFGSRAAALDDLSCMFAALSVISRKRGPPSTTHSNGGSMGLNSWDPPHQSHPMVTTGPRPKKKPGFGGTTAPILTHIPGGTPRQGPPTSSGGRSPCPAKADFRGVSVLASTPISLSSAVGTARCSLALRAPSSPAQGLAGQKTTGPSTKSFSSRSRFITLGFKRRKLA; this comes from the coding sequence ATGGGGATCCTTATCTCCATCTTCAGGCGAGGCCATCGGAAGAAGGCAGTGATGGGTGCTCGCACCTCCACGACGTCCCGCAGCTCAGTGTCCGCAGTGGACACAGTCACTGTCAGTGTGGCACGGGGGCAGCCAGTGCTGGCCACGACACCCAGCTGTGTCCCGAACTACAGCACAGAGAAGACGGTGTTGAGGGCCCTGGGAGAGAGCAGGCAAGGGATGGCCAAGAAGGAGGAAGTCCCCACAGTCACAGGGAAGAACGATGACCAGAGAAGCCCCAATGACACCGGGGGCGCACGATCTGCATTTAGGCCCCTGGGGGGCTCTTTCTTCGTGCCCAGGCCTGGACCTCTGCAGAGAGACCTCCACGCCAAGTGGGCAGAGGACAGATCTGCCAGGAAACAACAGACCTCTTGTATGAGCTCCTGTCCCCAAAGAAACGCCATCACGAGCTCATATAGCTCCACCCGAGGTTTCCTGCCAGTGGAAAGAAGGAGGGGTCCCGCCATACCGCAAGGGCTGCCCCAGAAGTCTGCAAAGACAGGGGGCGAGGAGTGCCCTCCATCGCCCTCTGCAGCTCTGGTGGTTTACCAGAGGAAAAGCCAGCCTGACAAAAATGCAGAGGCAGCAAGAGGGCAGAAAGGGCCCTGGAGGAAGGGCTCCTGCACATCTGACAGTCCCAGGCCCCGAAAACGCAGGATTCCTCTGCTGCCGCACAGGCGAGGGGAGCCTCTGAGGCTGCCTCCATCCCCTGAGCCGGGTTTCCGGGTCACCGCCGAAGACCTAGACTCGGAGAAGGAAGCAGCGTTCCGGCGCATCAACAGAGCGCTGCGGGGTGAGACCTATGCCATCGGGGACCtcggcagctctccccagcataggaaacggaaagctccagcctttgcctctgctccaggccccccagcttcgggcggccccgcacaagcatcttctgggtgttcatcatccagaaattccaccgtgggcacccatgccagcacacagctgggttttgggagaagagcggctgccctagatgatctgagctgcatgtttgcagctctcagcgtgacatcaagaaagagggggcccccgagcaccacacacagcaatgggggcagcgtgggcctgaactcctggggccctcctcaccagagtcaccccatggtgaccacgggacccagacCTAAGAAGAaacctgggtttggaggcactactgcccCCATCTTAAtgcacatccctgggggccctgattggcagcagcgaggaaccaccgcctgtggcagctctccccagcataggaaacggaaagctccagcctttgcctctgctccaggccccccagcttcgggcggccccgcacaagcatcttctgggtgttcatcatccagaaattccaccgtgggcacccatgccagcacacagctgggttttgggagcagagcggctgccctagatgatctgagctgcatgtttgcagcgcTCAGCGTTatatcaagaaagagggggcccccgagcaccacacacagcaatgggggcagcatgggcctgaactcctgggaccctcctcaccagagccaccccatggtgaccacgggacccagacctaagaagaagcctgggtttggaggcactactgcccCCATCTTAACTCACATCCCTGGGGGCACACCCAGGCAGGGCCCCCCTACTTCCAGCGGAGGGCGCAGCCCATGCCCAGCCAAGGCTGACTTTAGGGGTGTGTCGGTTCTGGCCTCTACTCCTATCAGCCTCAGCTCCGCAGTGGGCACAGCAAGGTGCAGCCTTGCTCTTAGGGCCCCCTCATCACCTGCCCAGGGCTTGGCTGGACAAAAAACCACTGGGCCATCGACCAAGTCATTCTCCTCCAGGTCTCGATTCATTACCTTGGGGTTTAAGAGGAGGAAGTTGGCCTGA